The genome window CCTCGGCCAGTTGGACCTGGGTACGCGCGCCCGTGGCTTTCTTGATGCGTTCAAGGGCTTCCTCAAACCACTTGCGCTGCGCCTCGTCGCATTTTTTTCTCAGTTTGGGCATGGTGGGCACTCCTGTTACGGTTGCATAGCGTTCGCTATCGTTTGGGCCCCCGAGGGATGACGGATAATGACGGGGGCGGGGTTCACGGCTCTCTCTATGCCTTCCTGGACAGAATACTCATGGCTGTAACCAGGATATTCTTTCCTCGAAGTTTATCGGGGTGAACCCCTAGACAAATTGGGGGATTCCCCCAGATTTGTCAAGGTAATGATAAGTATTCTTAATCGGGTGAACGTACGAAAACGGGGCCATTCATATGAATGGCCCCGAAATTGTTGGGTTTTATCCGATATATGGATCTTTTATAATATTATTGGAAGTACTGTAAAAACGGACTGTCCGGAGTGAAGATGAATCGGGAGTTGTCCTTGAGGCCCTTGCGGTAGGCGTCCAGGCTGCGCTTGAATGCGTAGAACTCGGGGGATTGCCCCAGGGCTTCTGCGTAGATACGGGTGGCTTCGGCGTCGCCCTCGCCTCGGATGATGGCCGCTTCCTTGTTGGCTTCGGCCAGGATGATGGACCGTTCCTTGTCGGCCTGCGCCTTAATGCGGGCCGATTTTTCCTCGCCTTCGGAGCGGTACTGCTTGGCCTGGCGTTCACGCTCGGCCTTCATGCGGCCGAAGATTGCGCTGGCGTTTTCCGTTGGCAGGTCGGTGCGCTTGATGCGTACGTCCACCACCTCGATTCCGTAGGGCAGCAGCTGTTTCTGGGTCCGTTCGGTCACGTTGGACATGATCTCGCTGCGCTTGTGGGAAACCACCTCGATGAGGGTGTAGCGCCCCAGGCTGACGCGGAGCTGGGAGCGGATGATGTCGTCCAGCCGCGCCTGCGCGCCCGGGATGGTGCGCACCTTCTGGTAGAAGAGCAGGGGGTTGGCGATGCGCCACTTCGCGTAGGAGTCGATGTTCATGTACTTCTTGTCTTCGGTGGTGATTTCCTCGGGCTTGGCGTCGTAGTCCAGGATGCGCGAGTCAAAGTAGACCACGTCCTGGACAATGGGCAGCTTGAAGTGCAGGCCCGGTCCCAGGGCGTTGGGGTGCACGGGCTTGCCGAGCTGGAGCACGATGGCCTGCTCGGTCTGGTCCACGGTGAACATGATCTGGGTCAGCAAGAGTGCGCCCACCAGGATGCCCGCTATCAATATGATTGTCTGTTTCTTCATTATGCTGTGCCTCCGCGCCTACTGCTTGGTGTTGGTGCTTTCGCCCTTGCCGCGCTGGATTCTGTCCAGGGGCAGGTAGGGCACGGATTTCTTGAGTGCGTCGTCGGACAGGATCAGCTTTTCCGCCTCGGGGTTGGAAAGGATCTCTTCCATGGTCTCGAGGTAGAGGCGCTTCTTGGTGATGTCGCGGGCCTTGTTGTACTCCTTGAGCACCGCCAGGAACTTGGAGGCGTCACCCTCGGCCAGCCGGACCTTGGCTTCTTTGTAAGCCTGGGAGGCATTGACGATGCGGGCCGCCTGGCCCCTTGCCTTGGGCAGGATGTCGTTGGCGTAGGCCTGGGCCTCGTTTTCGAGGCGGCTCTTGTCCTCGCGGGCCGAGGCGACGTCCTTGAACGCGTCCACCACCTGATCCGGCGGATGCACGTTCTGGAGCTGCACGGCCACGATGCTGATGCCGCACTTGTAGGAATCGAGAATGCCCTGCATGAGTTCCCGGGTGCTGGCCTGGATCTCCTGCTTGCCCGTGGTCAGGGCGTCGTCGATCCTGCTTTTGCCCATGACCTCGCGCATGGCCGCGCTGGCCGCGTTCTTGATGGTGCCTTCCACGTCCATGACGTTGAACAGGTATTCCTTGGCGTCCTTGATCATGAACTGCACGATGAACTGCAGGCTGACGATGTTCTCGTCGCCGGTGAGCATGAGGGATTCATCGGGCACGCCGCGTTCCTGCCCCTGCCGGAAGGGCACGGAGCGGTTGCGGGTCATGGACCGGAAGCCCATTTCGATGCGCTGGATCTGCGTCACCTTGGGGGTCAGCACGCTTTCCACCGGATAGGGAATATGGTAGTGCGGCCCAGACGTGGTGATGCGTGAAAATTCGCCGAAACGCTTGACGACGCCCACTTCGTCCGGTTCCACTATGTAGATGCCGGAGAGGAGCCAGAGCACGCCCAGGGCCAGGAAAATGAGTTTCCCGCCGGGCAGCTTGAAGTTCTTGAACTTCTTGAACTGCTCGTTGAAGTCGTCGAATCCGGGGGGCGTGCCGCCGGAGTTCCCCTGCCGTTGCTTTTGGAGTTTGTCCCAGTCCCAGTTCATAATAGGCCAGAAATAGGCATTTGCGCGGGATTGGTCAAGAAATCCCGAAAATAATAACATTTGATACGCGAAAAACGTCGGGGAACCGAACATGAAATCGATCAACAGGGAGATATTCCGCGCCTACGACATACGCGGCGTGGTGGACCGGGATTTCGACCCCGAATGGGTGGAGCGCCTGGGCCGGGCCTGCGGCACCTTTTTCAGGGCTCGCGGCTGGCAACGAGCCCTTGTGGGCCACGATTGCCGGGCCACATCCCCGGAATATTCCCGCAGCCTCGCCCGGGGGATGAACGCCGCCGGGGTGGATGCGGTGCTGCTGGGGCAGGTCTCCACGCCCATGTTCTATTTCGCGGCCCGGCATCTGGATTTCCAGGCAGGGGTCATGGTTACGGCCAGCCACAACCCCCCGGACCAGAACGGCTTCAAGGTCTGGGGCGGCCGGTCCACCATCCTGGGCGAGGATATCGTCTCCCTGCACGACCTTATGGTCTCCGGCGAGTTCGCATCGGGCCCGGGCCTGACCTCCTGGCACGATATCCTGCCCGCCTACGAACGGGACCTGCTTTCCCGCGTGCGCCTGGAGCGGCCGGTGCGGGTGGTGGTGGACGGCGGCAACGGCACCAGCGGCGAGATCACGGCCCGTCTTCTGGAGCAGGCCGGGGCAGAAGTGGTGCGCCTGTATTGCGAGCCGGACGGCAATTTTCCCAACCATCATCCCGATCCGGTGGTGGAGGAGTATTCCACCGACCTCAAGGCCAGGGTGCTGGAGGCCGGGGCCGAGGTGGGCGTCGGCCTGGACGGCGACGGCGACCGCATCGGGGCCGTGGACGAGCAGGGCCGCCTGCTGTTCGGGGACCAGCTCCTTGCCGTGTACGCCCGGGAACTGCTCCGGGAGGTTCCCGGAGCCACCGTGCTCGGGGACGTGAAATGCAGCCACCTGCTGTTCGCCGACATTGCCGCGCACGGCGGCAACCCGGTCATGTGCGAGACCGGCCATTCCATCGTCAAGGCCCGCATGCTCGAAACCGGGGCGGCCCTGGGCGGCGAGATGAGCGGGCACATGTTTTTTTCCCACGGTTTTCACGGATTCGACGACGCCACCTTCGGGGCCCTGCGCCTGGTGGAGATCCTCAGCCGGGGCGACAGGCCCCTGTCCGGGCTCCTCGACGGCTGGCCCGAGACCAGCAGCACCCCGGAGATACGCATGGCATGCCCAGAGGCGGTCAAGTTCGAGGTGGTGCGCCGGGCCCGGGAACATTTCTCCAAGGATCATGAAGTGATCGACATGGACGGCGTGCGGGTGGTATTTCCCGACGGGTGGGGCCTGGTTCGGGCCTCCAATACCCAGGCCGTGCTGGTGCTTCGTTTCGAAGCGGAATCTCCGGAGCGGCTGCAGGAGATTCGCCAAGGCATGGAGGAACCGCTCATGCGCTGGATAAGGGAACTCGAGGCCTAACCATGTCGGTCGTTTTTCGTTGGGATGGCCTTTTCCGCTGGCTCCGGGCCAAGCTGCTGCGCAGCGAGGTGGTGGTCACCGGCCATTGCCGGATGTGCGGCGAGTGCTGCCGCGACATCATGATCCTGGACGGCGGCACCTGGGTGAGCAGCGAACGGGCCTTCCGGAAGCTGGTGGACAGGAAGCCGGAATATGCGCGTTTTTTCGTCACCTGCACGGATGACCGGGGACCGCTGTGCTTCACCTGCCGTTATCTCAGCGACGAGGGGATCTGTCTGGACCATGACAACCGGCCGGAGATATGCAGGCGCTATCCCTCGCCGCGTATCTACTACCGGGGCTGCGACCTGCGCGCCGACTGCGGGTATTCCTTCCGGGCGTTGACCTTTCGCCGGGCCTGGTGGCAGTTTCGGGGCAAGACCTCGCCTCCGTTCGGGGAGGTGCTCAAAGGCAAGCTGGACCTGCAACACAAGGACGATACGGGCTCATGAAAAAGTATTTCCTCATCTTCATTCTCATTGCCGCCGTGGTTGCCGGGGGTTCCTATTTCCTGCTTTCCGGAAATTCCGAGACGATCCGCATCATCAAGACCGCCGCCGTGGAGCGCGGTACGGTGCGCAAGGTGCTGGAGGCCACGGGCATCATCAAGGCCCAGGTGGGCGCCATGCTCAAGATCGGCGCGCGGGCCACCGGCACCCTGGAAAAGGTCGAGGTCAAGGTGGGCGACCCGGTCCGGGAGGGCGATCTGGTGGCCGTGGTGGACGACCGCGAGATCCAGGCCAAGGTCGCCGAGGCCAAGGCCAAGATCAAGCTGGCCGAGGCCAAGTACGCCTACGCGGCCAAGAACCTGCCCCGCCAGCGCAAGCTGGTGCGCCAGAAGCTGGAGCCTCAGGACACCTTGGACCAGGCCGAGCAGGAAACCCAGGTGGCGCGCTTCGAGCTGGAGGCGGCCAAAGCCACCCTGGAGACCCTGCGCATACAGCTGACCTACTGCAAGATTTACAGCCCCATCGACGGCATTGTCAGCCAGGTGGCGGCCCAGGAGGGCGAGACCATCGTTTCCGGGCTCAACGTTTCCAACCTGGTGACCATCCTGGCCCCGGAACGGCTGGAGATGTGGATATACGTGGACGAGACCGACATCGGCCGGGTGGCCGAGGGCATGCCCGTGGAATTCACGGTGGACTCCTTTGCGGACAAGGTTTTCAAGGGCTCGGTGGAGCGCGTCTATCCCGAGCCGGAGATCCGCGACAACATCGTCTACTACCGCGCCCTGGTCACGGTGACCGGGGAGCAGGCCGGTTTCCTGCGCCCGGAAATGACCACCCAGTGCAGGATCATCGTGGAGACCCGGAGCAATGTGCTCTCCATTCCCAACTCGGCCCTCAAGTGGGTGGCGGGCCGCCAGGTGGTCTATGTGGGCGAGCCCGAGGGCAATGAGCCCCGCGAGGTGGTTCCCGAGCTGGGCCTGCAGGGTCTGGAGCGCAGCGAGGTCCTTGCCGGGCTCAAGGAGGGGGAACCCGTGGCCACGCAACTGGTCATCCCCGGCCGCAAGCTCGGGGAAAAGGGCATTTAGCATGACTGCGGCCATCAGCCTGGAAAACGTCACCAAGACCTTCTGGCAGGAGCCCGAAAAAGACGGAAGCGCCGCTGCCGAACGCCGCGGCGTGCGCGTGCTCAAGGACATCACCCTGGAGATCGAGCGGGGCGAGTTCGTGGCCCTGCAGGGCACTTCGGGGTCGGGCAAGTCCACCCTGCTGCAGATCATCGGCCTGCTGGACCGGCCCTCCAGCGGCGAGTACCGGCTCATGGGCGACGACGTTTCCGGGCTGAACGACGACGCCCAGTCCGACCTGCGCAACCGTTCCCTGGGGTTCATCTTCCAGAGTTTTTATCTCATTCCCTATGCCACGGCCCTGGAGAACGTGATCCTGCCCGGCCTGTATTCGGGCGCGCACCGTTCCGACCTGCGCCGCCGAGCGGCCGAGCTGCTGGAGCGCGTGGGCCTGGGCGATCGCATGGACTTCAAGCCCGCCAGCCTTTCCGGCGGCCAGCAGCAGCGCGTGGCCATGGCCCGGGCCCTGCTCAACGAGCCGGACATCATTCTGGCCGACGAGCCCACGGGCCAGCTCGATTCGGCCACCAGCGCCGAGATCATGGCCCTGTTTCGGGACGTGAACCAGGGCGGCAAGACCATCGTGCTGGTGACCCATGACGAAGAGGTCGCCGCCATTGCCCGGCGGACCATTCACCTGTCCGACGGCAGAATCGCATGACGCGGCTGTTGCGGCGTTCCGCGTTCGAAGGGGCGGAATCCGTTTTCAGAAGTTTTAGAGAAAATCTAGAAAACGTTTAATCGTTTAGTATTCAAAATGATTACGCTTCTTGCACGTATTCAGGGCATGGCCTTCGAGGCGGTCTGGGCCTACAAGCTCAGGTCGTTCTTTGTGGTGCTGGGCGTGGCCCTGGGCATCGCCTCCCTGTCGCTCATCGTCATGTCCGTGGACGGGGCCAACCGCAAGGCCATGGAGATCGTGGAAATGTTCGGCCCGGACGCGGCCTTTGTGCTGGGCGGCAACTTCAAGAAGCGCGCGGTGGGCATGCGCACCCTGACCCTCAGCCAGGAGGACGCCGTGCGCATCCGCCAGTCCCTGCCCGGGGCCTACCTGGTGGTTCCCATGCGCGCCCAGCACGGCCAGACCGTCAAGCACCGGGAAAAGAACTACCAGAACGTGCTCATTGTCGGAGCCACGGAAAACTATGCCGAGGTCTGGAACTGGCCCCTGGCCGAGGGCCGCGATATCCGGCCCGAGGACGAGCGGACCGGGGCGCGCGTGGCCCTGATCGGCGACAAGCCCTCCAGCGAGCTTTTCGGCCAGAGCTCCCCGGTGGGCAAGGTCATCTACATCAACGGCATTCCCTTCCAGGTGGTGGGTCGGCTCTCGAACCGGGGCATTTCCGGCGGGGGCGGCGACCTGGACAACCGCATCATCATCCCCCTGTCCACCCTCACCAGCCGC of Salidesulfovibrio onnuriiensis contains these proteins:
- the hflC gene encoding protease modulator HflC, whose amino-acid sequence is MKKQTIILIAGILVGALLLTQIMFTVDQTEQAIVLQLGKPVHPNALGPGLHFKLPIVQDVVYFDSRILDYDAKPEEITTEDKKYMNIDSYAKWRIANPLLFYQKVRTIPGAQARLDDIIRSQLRVSLGRYTLIEVVSHKRSEIMSNVTERTQKQLLPYGIEVVDVRIKRTDLPTENASAIFGRMKAERERQAKQYRSEGEEKSARIKAQADKERSIILAEANKEAAIIRGEGDAEATRIYAEALGQSPEFYAFKRSLDAYRKGLKDNSRFIFTPDSPFLQYFQ
- the hflK gene encoding FtsH protease activity modulator HflK, with the translated sequence MNWDWDKLQKQRQGNSGGTPPGFDDFNEQFKKFKNFKLPGGKLIFLALGVLWLLSGIYIVEPDEVGVVKRFGEFSRITTSGPHYHIPYPVESVLTPKVTQIQRIEMGFRSMTRNRSVPFRQGQERGVPDESLMLTGDENIVSLQFIVQFMIKDAKEYLFNVMDVEGTIKNAASAAMREVMGKSRIDDALTTGKQEIQASTRELMQGILDSYKCGISIVAVQLQNVHPPDQVVDAFKDVASAREDKSRLENEAQAYANDILPKARGQAARIVNASQAYKEAKVRLAEGDASKFLAVLKEYNKARDITKKRLYLETMEEILSNPEAEKLILSDDALKKSVPYLPLDRIQRGKGESTNTKQ
- a CDS encoding phosphomannomutase/phosphoglucomutase produces the protein MKSINREIFRAYDIRGVVDRDFDPEWVERLGRACGTFFRARGWQRALVGHDCRATSPEYSRSLARGMNAAGVDAVLLGQVSTPMFYFAARHLDFQAGVMVTASHNPPDQNGFKVWGGRSTILGEDIVSLHDLMVSGEFASGPGLTSWHDILPAYERDLLSRVRLERPVRVVVDGGNGTSGEITARLLEQAGAEVVRLYCEPDGNFPNHHPDPVVEEYSTDLKARVLEAGAEVGVGLDGDGDRIGAVDEQGRLLFGDQLLAVYARELLREVPGATVLGDVKCSHLLFADIAAHGGNPVMCETGHSIVKARMLETGAALGGEMSGHMFFSHGFHGFDDATFGALRLVEILSRGDRPLSGLLDGWPETSSTPEIRMACPEAVKFEVVRRAREHFSKDHEVIDMDGVRVVFPDGWGLVRASNTQAVLVLRFEAESPERLQEIRQGMEEPLMRWIRELEA
- a CDS encoding YkgJ family cysteine cluster protein, yielding MSVVFRWDGLFRWLRAKLLRSEVVVTGHCRMCGECCRDIMILDGGTWVSSERAFRKLVDRKPEYARFFVTCTDDRGPLCFTCRYLSDEGICLDHDNRPEICRRYPSPRIYYRGCDLRADCGYSFRALTFRRAWWQFRGKTSPPFGEVLKGKLDLQHKDDTGS
- a CDS encoding efflux RND transporter periplasmic adaptor subunit; this translates as MKKYFLIFILIAAVVAGGSYFLLSGNSETIRIIKTAAVERGTVRKVLEATGIIKAQVGAMLKIGARATGTLEKVEVKVGDPVREGDLVAVVDDREIQAKVAEAKAKIKLAEAKYAYAAKNLPRQRKLVRQKLEPQDTLDQAEQETQVARFELEAAKATLETLRIQLTYCKIYSPIDGIVSQVAAQEGETIVSGLNVSNLVTILAPERLEMWIYVDETDIGRVAEGMPVEFTVDSFADKVFKGSVERVYPEPEIRDNIVYYRALVTVTGEQAGFLRPEMTTQCRIIVETRSNVLSIPNSALKWVAGRQVVYVGEPEGNEPREVVPELGLQGLERSEVLAGLKEGEPVATQLVIPGRKLGEKGI
- a CDS encoding ABC transporter ATP-binding protein → MTAAISLENVTKTFWQEPEKDGSAAAERRGVRVLKDITLEIERGEFVALQGTSGSGKSTLLQIIGLLDRPSSGEYRLMGDDVSGLNDDAQSDLRNRSLGFIFQSFYLIPYATALENVILPGLYSGAHRSDLRRRAAELLERVGLGDRMDFKPASLSGGQQQRVAMARALLNEPDIILADEPTGQLDSATSAEIMALFRDVNQGGKTIVLVTHDEEVAAIARRTIHLSDGRIA
- a CDS encoding ABC transporter permease, whose product is MITLLARIQGMAFEAVWAYKLRSFFVVLGVALGIASLSLIVMSVDGANRKAMEIVEMFGPDAAFVLGGNFKKRAVGMRTLTLSQEDAVRIRQSLPGAYLVVPMRAQHGQTVKHREKNYQNVLIVGATENYAEVWNWPLAEGRDIRPEDERTGARVALIGDKPSSELFGQSSPVGKVIYINGIPFQVVGRLSNRGISGGGGDLDNRIIIPLSTLTSRFNMDRKYFRALRVKFYEPRYMDAHVENLRSLLRHLHQLKPEEDDDFTILTADEVLKFLSVFKGGLTIFLGVTATIAMLVGGFVLANLFTISVSERSEEIGLKRAMGAHRSSIMLQFLMEASLLTLLGGVLGLAMGYGLGQFLSRLDILVISFSWKAFGLSLASALAVGIVFGLKPARHAAGLDPIRALKGEG